From Pseudomonas sp. stari2, a single genomic window includes:
- the hemF gene encoding oxygen-dependent coproporphyrinogen oxidase — MTTRTDAVKAYLLDLQDRICAALESEDGGTRFVEDAWTRAAGGGGRTRVIENGTVIEKGGVNFSHVFGSGLPPSASAHRPELAGRGFEALGVSLVIHPHNPHVPTSHANVRFFIAEKEGEEPVWWFGGGFDLTPYYGNEEDCIHWHRIAEQACAPFGPDVYPRYKAWCDTYFHIKHRHEPRGIGGLFFDDLNEWDFDTSFAFMRAIGDAYIDAYLPIVQRRKNDAFTAKQREFQEFRRGRYVEFNLVYDRGTLFGLQSGGRTESILMSLPPQVRWAYDWKAEPGSEEARLTEYFLQDRDWLAQA, encoded by the coding sequence ATGACGACCCGCACCGACGCCGTAAAGGCCTATCTGCTCGACCTGCAAGACCGCATCTGCGCGGCCCTGGAATCCGAAGACGGTGGCACGCGCTTCGTCGAAGACGCCTGGACCCGTGCAGCCGGCGGTGGCGGTCGCACCCGGGTGATCGAGAACGGCACAGTAATCGAAAAGGGCGGCGTCAACTTTTCCCACGTCTTCGGCAGTGGCCTGCCACCGTCCGCCAGCGCCCATCGGCCGGAACTGGCCGGGCGAGGTTTCGAAGCCCTCGGCGTGTCGCTGGTCATCCATCCGCACAACCCGCATGTGCCGACGTCCCACGCCAACGTGCGCTTTTTCATTGCCGAGAAGGAAGGCGAGGAGCCGGTCTGGTGGTTCGGCGGTGGCTTCGACCTGACGCCGTATTACGGCAACGAAGAAGACTGCATCCACTGGCACCGCATCGCCGAGCAGGCCTGCGCGCCGTTCGGCCCGGACGTCTATCCGCGCTACAAGGCCTGGTGCGACACCTATTTCCACATCAAGCATCGCCACGAGCCGCGTGGCATCGGCGGCCTGTTCTTCGACGACCTGAACGAGTGGGACTTCGATACCAGCTTCGCCTTCATGCGCGCCATCGGCGATGCATACATCGACGCTTACCTGCCAATCGTGCAACGCCGCAAGAACGATGCGTTCACCGCCAAACAGCGTGAGTTCCAGGAGTTCCGTCGCGGTCGCTACGTCGAGTTCAACCTGGTCTACGACCGTGGCACCCTGTTCGGCCTGCAGTCGGGCGGGCGAACCGAGTCGATCCTGATGTCGCTGCCGCCACAAGTACGCTGGGCCTACGACTGGAAAGCCGAGCCGGGCAGCGAAGAAGCACGCCTGACCGAGTACTTCCTGCAAGACCGCGACTGGCTGGCCCAGGCCTGA